One part of the Granulicella arctica genome encodes these proteins:
- a CDS encoding MFS transporter, whose amino-acid sequence MRVTDTIASSTEPSVGFPSRRLTMASTVMISTLFMLTGVGVALLGAVLPAILAHWSLEDRGGGLLFLLAWIGSTLGALASRGKPAGSVARGALLTALACFALIYAGHDALFPLIFCYGLGLGITMTSISLLRSQREAERRPQEMNRLNMLWALGALACPTLAEHALRTSSIAYLFAMLGCCFAVLVVWTVAVEMRFPSPGIVTTEERGMSLPPLPVLLGLISALVVGVESSIGGWLTTYVKRADHSVAGAVTATSAFWAGLLISRALHSTSLMTRLPTRRIFRLHLGLVAVCTAAVCATRIGALLLPLAFFVGFGLGPLYPLLLALVLPRFRGNRVFVMAGLGSAIFPWMTGLVSTHFGSLRAGLTVPCVAACVLVLLMVWAMRYLRGEATALR is encoded by the coding sequence GTGAGAGTCACCGATACTATCGCATCTTCTACTGAGCCAAGTGTGGGCTTCCCTTCGCGGCGGCTGACGATGGCTTCGACGGTGATGATCTCTACATTGTTTATGCTGACTGGGGTCGGGGTCGCGTTGCTGGGGGCGGTGCTGCCTGCGATTCTTGCGCACTGGTCGCTTGAAGACCGCGGCGGTGGCCTGCTGTTTTTGCTGGCGTGGATCGGATCGACGCTGGGGGCACTGGCGAGCCGAGGAAAACCTGCCGGCTCGGTCGCTCGGGGGGCTCTGCTGACGGCGCTGGCTTGTTTTGCGCTGATCTATGCGGGACACGATGCTCTGTTTCCGCTGATCTTCTGCTATGGGCTCGGGTTGGGGATCACGATGACCTCGATCAGTCTGTTGCGATCGCAACGCGAGGCGGAGCGCCGTCCGCAGGAGATGAACCGGTTGAACATGCTGTGGGCGTTGGGGGCGCTGGCCTGTCCGACGCTGGCGGAGCATGCTTTGCGCACGTCGAGCATCGCCTATCTGTTCGCGATGCTGGGTTGTTGTTTTGCTGTGCTGGTGGTGTGGACAGTTGCGGTGGAGATGCGCTTCCCTAGCCCGGGCATCGTCACGACGGAAGAACGGGGGATGTCACTGCCTCCGCTGCCGGTGTTGCTGGGGTTGATCTCGGCGCTGGTGGTGGGCGTCGAGAGCTCGATCGGTGGATGGCTGACGACGTATGTGAAGCGGGCAGACCATAGCGTGGCGGGAGCGGTGACGGCGACATCGGCGTTCTGGGCAGGGCTGCTAATCAGCCGGGCTCTGCACTCAACGTCGCTGATGACGCGGCTGCCGACGAGGCGAATCTTCCGGCTGCACCTTGGGCTGGTGGCAGTGTGTACTGCGGCTGTGTGTGCGACGCGCATTGGCGCGCTGTTGCTGCCGTTGGCGTTCTTTGTGGGGTTTGGTTTGGGGCCGCTGTATCCGCTGCTGCTGGCGCTGGTGTTGCCACGGTTTCGCGGCAATCGTGTGTTTGTGATGGCGGGACTGGGCTCCGCTATCTTTCCGTGGATGACGGGACTGGTTTCGACTCACTTTGGATCGCTGCGCGCAGGACTGACGGTGCCGTGTGTGGCTGCGTGCGTGCTGGTACTGCTGATGGTGTGGGCTATGCGGTATCTGCGCGGAGAGGCTACTGCGTTACGGTGA
- a CDS encoding fibronectin type III-like domain-contianing protein, with protein sequence MEPSSTHRRFAGIVARRVTLNAGESRTVILPLDTNELGFWSPQTHRWSIEPGAFDLWTGQDSNASDHLAFTVTQ encoded by the coding sequence ATGGAACCATCATCCACGCATCGCCGCTTCGCTGGCATCGTCGCTCGGCGCGTCACTCTCAATGCTGGTGAGAGCCGCACCGTCATCCTTCCGCTCGACACCAACGAGCTAGGCTTCTGGAGCCCGCAAACCCATCGCTGGTCCATCGAGCCCGGTGCATTCGACCTCTGGACCGGTCAGGACTCGAACGCCTCCGACCACCTGGCCTTCACCGTAACGCAGTAG
- a CDS encoding glycosyl hydrolase family 18 protein, with the protein MKKLICLFLLGATAVWSQTPAVAQTKTLFYMGDGAPSVHSFMEHKDKIDIISPTWYSIDENGLVTGEPQPDVLRVAKQSHISIVPIFALFNKDGIHKLANDEKAQDEMNRAFVRECKENGYDGIQYDVEDVMWTDRDALSAMVKKTADVLHKEHLQLQIAVVPNAPGHAGSTAFGKWIYEEWRGAYDLKALGESVDLLCLMTYDQHTRWTTPGPVGGWIWTTQNLEYALKFVPRNKLSFGISLYGYHWFTGDPGMDEKTKKPNSTAEYISQPNAIYLRDTYGGKEQWDEQDHAPWFFFYRDQMREWIFYTDKRAFNDRYTLAKQNGLAGICSWVLGEEDPAIWTTLPDRK; encoded by the coding sequence ATGAAGAAGCTCATCTGCCTTTTCCTGCTAGGAGCAACAGCAGTCTGGAGCCAGACACCCGCAGTGGCGCAGACCAAAACACTCTTCTACATGGGAGACGGTGCCCCCTCCGTTCACTCCTTTATGGAACACAAGGACAAGATCGACATCATCTCGCCCACCTGGTACAGCATCGACGAGAACGGCCTCGTCACCGGCGAGCCTCAGCCCGATGTACTCCGCGTCGCGAAGCAGTCGCACATCTCCATCGTGCCCATCTTCGCCCTCTTCAACAAGGACGGCATCCACAAGCTGGCCAACGATGAGAAGGCGCAGGACGAGATGAACCGGGCCTTCGTCCGCGAGTGCAAAGAGAACGGCTACGACGGCATCCAGTACGACGTCGAAGACGTTATGTGGACCGATCGCGACGCGCTTTCCGCCATGGTCAAAAAGACCGCCGACGTACTCCACAAAGAGCATCTACAGCTCCAGATCGCCGTCGTCCCCAACGCACCCGGACACGCCGGCAGCACAGCATTCGGCAAGTGGATCTACGAAGAGTGGCGCGGCGCATACGATCTCAAGGCGCTCGGAGAGTCGGTCGATCTCCTCTGCCTCATGACCTACGACCAGCACACCCGCTGGACCACACCCGGCCCCGTAGGCGGCTGGATCTGGACCACCCAGAACCTCGAGTACGCACTCAAGTTCGTGCCCAGGAACAAGCTCTCGTTCGGCATATCTCTCTACGGCTATCACTGGTTCACCGGCGACCCTGGCATGGACGAAAAAACCAAGAAGCCCAACAGCACAGCGGAGTACATCTCGCAGCCCAACGCCATCTATCTGCGCGACACCTACGGCGGCAAAGAGCAGTGGGACGAGCAGGATCATGCCCCATGGTTCTTCTTCTATCGCGACCAGATGCGCGAATGGATCTTCTACACCGACAAGCGAGCCTTCAACGATCGCTACACGCTCGCAAAGCAGAACGGCTTGGCTGGCATCTGCTCCTGGGTGCTCGGGGAAGAAGATCCGGCGATCTGGACGACACTGCCGGATCGCAAGTAA
- a CDS encoding TonB-dependent receptor: protein MFLTRKAVLSAAFFSCLCLANSAAQAQTITASVNGTVTDSTGAILPNATILIKNVSTGVVTTATTNGDGQYSARFLQIGQYTITIQEKGFKSLTTAPFTLEVDQVAKIDGHLEIGESNQTVTVTDQLQPILDTDNSTLTTTFTANTIQNLPLNGRNFSSITMFLPGAVATEPTSMSNTNAIERDTNQGGQVSVNGNRNQTNNYLLDGIEINETINNVIGYNPSPDAIENLTVITSNAGAEYGNVNGGDVVAVLKSGTNHYHGSAFAFLENYNLDANTWANKAAGNPRQPFTQTIFGGTFGGPSRRTSSSSLWTIRHLVTTRAEPRRLRLFRRLSARATSLRCPFSSPTMSPVRDRLLTPTIRFRSPTLSRSTFSLILSSIRFRIRHRLSNPSLWTTTSAPIATLCATIRAT from the coding sequence ATGTTCCTCACCCGTAAAGCCGTACTGAGCGCAGCTTTTTTCAGCTGTCTTTGTTTGGCCAATTCAGCAGCACAGGCCCAGACGATTACCGCGTCCGTCAACGGTACCGTCACTGACTCCACCGGCGCGATTCTCCCCAACGCCACCATCCTGATCAAGAACGTCTCGACTGGCGTCGTTACCACGGCCACGACCAACGGCGATGGCCAATACAGTGCGCGCTTCCTCCAGATCGGTCAGTACACGATCACCATCCAGGAGAAGGGCTTCAAGAGCCTCACCACTGCCCCCTTCACGCTGGAAGTGGATCAGGTCGCCAAGATCGACGGCCATCTCGAGATCGGTGAGTCGAACCAGACTGTCACCGTCACCGATCAGCTTCAGCCGATCCTCGACACCGACAACTCGACGCTGACCACGACCTTTACCGCGAACACGATCCAGAATCTCCCGCTGAACGGGCGCAACTTCTCGTCCATCACGATGTTCCTGCCCGGCGCAGTTGCAACCGAGCCCACCAGCATGTCGAACACCAACGCGATCGAGCGCGACACCAACCAGGGCGGTCAAGTCTCAGTCAACGGCAACCGCAACCAGACGAACAACTACCTGCTCGACGGTATCGAGATCAACGAGACCATCAACAATGTCATCGGCTACAACCCCAGCCCCGACGCGATCGAGAACCTTACCGTCATTACCTCGAACGCCGGAGCCGAGTACGGCAACGTCAACGGCGGCGACGTGGTCGCGGTCCTCAAGAGCGGTACTAACCACTACCATGGATCGGCCTTCGCCTTTCTCGAGAACTACAATCTAGACGCCAACACCTGGGCCAACAAGGCCGCTGGCAACCCGCGTCAGCCCTTCACCCAGACCATCTTTGGTGGCACCTTCGGCGGCCCATCAAGAAGGACAAGCTCTTCTTCTTTGTGGACTATTCGGCATCTCGTTACCACAAGGGCGGAACCGAGGCGGCTTCGGTTATTCCGGCGGCTTTCCGCAAGGGCGACTTCTCTGCGTTGCCCGTTCAGCTCACCCACTATGTCGCCGGTCAGGGACAGGTTGCTTACACCAACAATCAGGTTCCGATCACCAACCCTGTCGCGATCTACCTTTTCGCTCATCCTGAGCTCTATCCGCTTCCGAATCAGACACCGGCTCTCAAATCCATCGCTCTGGACAACTACATCGGCACCTATCGCAACACTGTGCGCAACGATCAGGGCGACGTGA
- a CDS encoding DeoR/GlpR family DNA-binding transcription regulator, translating to MSAKTDERGDRIMRALLRAGDITVEELVEQVGTSAPSIRRDLNRLEKRGLVLRTHGGATLVEPLLYEPFRHDTSFQARELRSADQKRRIGLAAAEMIHEKETVGLTAGTTTTQIGRSLRHRRGIHVVTNALNIGMELCNQPAIKTTLTGGTLRWAWTFALAGQAALNTLNDVYLDKVFLGVTGFDLERGATTLEVEEATVSRAMIRQAKQVIAVADSTKIGTVSPALICPLSSIHMLVTDLDLSQEKYDAIIALGIQVIRA from the coding sequence ATGTCAGCGAAAACCGATGAACGCGGTGACCGGATCATGCGAGCCCTGCTGCGAGCAGGCGATATTACAGTCGAAGAGCTCGTAGAGCAGGTAGGAACATCGGCCCCGAGCATTCGTCGCGACTTGAACCGGCTGGAAAAGCGTGGGCTGGTTCTGCGCACACATGGCGGTGCGACGCTGGTCGAGCCGCTCCTCTATGAGCCGTTCCGGCACGACACCTCCTTCCAGGCCCGCGAGCTGCGGTCTGCGGACCAAAAGCGGCGCATCGGCCTCGCCGCTGCCGAGATGATCCACGAAAAAGAGACGGTCGGGCTCACCGCAGGCACCACCACCACCCAAATCGGTCGATCCCTGCGCCACCGCCGCGGCATCCACGTCGTGACGAACGCCCTCAACATCGGCATGGAGCTGTGCAACCAACCCGCGATCAAAACAACGCTGACGGGTGGCACGCTGAGATGGGCCTGGACCTTTGCGCTTGCAGGGCAGGCCGCACTGAACACATTGAACGATGTCTATCTGGACAAGGTATTTCTAGGTGTCACCGGCTTCGATCTCGAGCGCGGCGCAACCACCCTTGAGGTAGAAGAGGCAACCGTCTCTCGCGCGATGATCCGCCAGGCGAAACAGGTCATCGCTGTCGCGGATTCCACCAAGATCGGAACGGTTAGCCCGGCCCTCATCTGCCCTCTTTCGAGCATCCATATGCTAGTCACTGACCTCGATCTATCGCAGGAGAAGTACGACGCGATCATCGCTCTCGGAATTCAAGTCATCCGTGCCTGA
- a CDS encoding TonB-dependent receptor, translated as MSKNSFTLRIFAALGQRVSLCIALLIACTLFLSPVANAQFDNGSLVGTVHDSTGAVIPAASVTVTNKDTNIAQASQSDASGNYEFSSLRVGTYRVSATLSGFNTAIADNISISVGGRQRVDLSLQIGGTSETVEVSGVALQLETETSERGQTITNYQSEALPLVSRNYSDLLGLVAGSRQAPTAATTSSISSLVRAGAYNVNGQRSMFNNFLLDGMDNNAYGESNQGFDNQIIAVPPDSVAQFQVVTNNESAEYGRSSGATVNVATASGTNRFHATVYEFIRNTDLNAAGFFKPTTVGGAGNIIPFQKPKFNRNQFGMNFGGPIIKDKLFFFLDYEGFRQTLTPLSVLTLPTLNELNGNLVVDVRNPLTGELYKAGSAIPTNAINPLSLQVVNFFKQSLSSQLPTAGVSNTGLAANDVAVQVPFTDKADKGDLRLDYQQNPSSSWFLRVSDRKENGVNYPAIPLPLDGQTNGAIRILDQQVALGYTHLFGQDKILDVRVGLSKTKAGKFSLSIGDNAFAIPGLPTNPVVAGGLPSIGINGFTSFGRQSTNPQWQNPALLDPKVNFTWVKGKHSLKFGYEYEHIWMAVNDNNPLYGSYTYSGGYSLCPTSDTASTCNPKAVSDNYWADFLFGNTSSYSLANYFVAHLRQTLHSAYAQDDWKVRPNLTLNLGVRWEYGSPYSEQNNYISNFDPTSQTVLTITPGATAGNGITPYSGSGVYGHTLVNPDLNDFAPRVGFAYAVAPTTAIRGGFGMSYVHYTRAGSGDILAINAPQAQFAAVSQITPTTTNHCSSPLPAQIIAVGTTAPSCYATADQGFPSTLATTFNSATDNVTYIPKNTRDSYVESYFLSVQQELSKNTLLDIAYVGNRGLKLQGFLNANQKNPSILTNGKFTRPFGNWPSDITEALNEFHSNYNSLQVKYEERFVRGLTLLNSFTWSHALDNASASLEGNTPSPQDGNNIGADYAQSDYNLPVANVTSIVYELPIGRGRKYLGSSNPLVDGVIGGWQISTINTMQAGTPFNLTYSPGSANQVSQQISATYRGANEYRPNVIPGVKQILNKQVSGTSGYIQYVNPAAFALPATTINNVLQSPFGDASRNPLRNTPFYQTDLALNKKFATPIESLKVEFRTEFYNILNHTNLYLPGTIGGTLGAPSATTGGQITSTFEPRIIQFGVKILY; from the coding sequence ATGTCAAAAAATAGCTTTACCCTGCGGATCTTCGCCGCGCTAGGCCAGCGTGTGTCTCTCTGCATCGCTCTGCTGATTGCTTGCACGCTCTTCCTCTCGCCAGTCGCCAACGCACAATTTGATAACGGAAGCCTGGTCGGCACTGTCCACGACTCCACCGGAGCCGTCATCCCAGCGGCCAGTGTCACCGTCACCAACAAAGACACCAACATCGCGCAGGCCAGCCAGAGTGATGCCTCCGGCAACTACGAGTTTAGCTCCCTCCGCGTCGGCACCTATCGCGTCTCCGCAACTCTCTCCGGCTTCAATACCGCCATTGCTGACAACATCAGCATCAGCGTCGGTGGACGCCAGCGCGTCGATCTCTCCCTCCAGATCGGCGGAACCAGCGAAACCGTCGAGGTAAGCGGCGTCGCCCTCCAGCTCGAGACCGAGACCAGCGAGCGCGGCCAAACGATCACCAACTATCAGAGCGAAGCGTTGCCGCTCGTCAGCCGCAACTACTCCGATCTCCTCGGCCTGGTCGCCGGATCGCGTCAGGCTCCTACCGCCGCTACCACCAGCTCGATCAGCAGCCTCGTGCGCGCCGGAGCCTACAACGTCAACGGCCAGCGCAGCATGTTCAACAACTTCCTGCTCGACGGTATGGACAACAACGCCTACGGCGAAAGCAACCAGGGTTTCGATAACCAGATCATCGCGGTCCCACCCGACTCCGTCGCTCAGTTCCAGGTCGTCACCAACAATGAGAGCGCCGAGTACGGGCGCTCCTCCGGCGCGACCGTTAACGTCGCCACCGCCAGCGGAACCAACCGCTTCCACGCCACGGTCTACGAGTTCATCCGCAACACCGACCTCAACGCAGCAGGCTTCTTCAAGCCAACCACAGTCGGCGGAGCCGGCAACATCATCCCCTTCCAGAAACCCAAGTTCAATCGTAACCAGTTCGGTATGAACTTCGGTGGGCCCATCATCAAGGACAAGCTCTTCTTCTTCCTCGACTACGAAGGCTTCCGCCAGACCCTCACGCCGCTCAGCGTTCTCACCTTGCCCACACTGAATGAGCTCAACGGCAACCTCGTCGTCGATGTAAGAAATCCTTTGACGGGTGAGCTCTACAAGGCCGGTAGCGCTATCCCCACCAATGCGATCAATCCGCTTTCCCTGCAGGTCGTCAACTTCTTCAAGCAGAGTCTCTCCAGCCAGCTCCCGACAGCAGGAGTATCGAACACTGGTCTAGCCGCCAATGACGTGGCTGTGCAGGTGCCGTTTACCGACAAGGCCGACAAGGGCGATCTGCGCCTCGATTATCAGCAGAACCCCAGCAGCTCCTGGTTCCTCCGCGTCAGCGATCGTAAGGAGAATGGCGTCAACTATCCAGCCATCCCCCTGCCGCTCGATGGACAGACTAACGGTGCGATCCGCATTCTCGACCAGCAGGTCGCCCTCGGATACACCCATCTCTTTGGCCAGGACAAGATCCTCGATGTCCGCGTCGGCCTCTCGAAGACTAAGGCCGGCAAGTTCTCGCTCTCCATCGGCGACAACGCCTTCGCCATCCCCGGATTGCCCACCAACCCTGTAGTAGCTGGCGGTCTGCCCTCGATCGGGATCAACGGCTTTACCTCCTTTGGCCGTCAGAGCACCAATCCACAGTGGCAGAACCCAGCCCTTCTCGACCCCAAGGTGAACTTCACCTGGGTCAAAGGCAAACACTCCTTGAAGTTCGGCTATGAGTACGAGCACATCTGGATGGCCGTCAACGACAACAACCCGCTCTATGGCTCCTATACCTATAGCGGGGGCTACAGCCTATGCCCCACCTCGGACACCGCTTCCACCTGCAATCCCAAAGCTGTCTCCGATAACTACTGGGCCGACTTCCTCTTCGGCAACACCAGCTCTTACTCGCTGGCCAACTACTTCGTCGCCCACCTCCGCCAGACCCTGCACAGCGCCTATGCTCAGGATGACTGGAAGGTCCGCCCCAACCTCACCCTCAACCTCGGTGTCCGTTGGGAGTACGGCTCGCCTTACTCTGAGCAGAACAACTACATCTCAAACTTCGATCCCACTTCGCAGACTGTCCTGACCATCACTCCTGGTGCCACGGCAGGCAACGGCATCACCCCCTACAGTGGCAGCGGAGTCTACGGTCACACCCTCGTCAATCCCGATCTCAACGACTTCGCTCCCCGCGTCGGTTTTGCGTACGCAGTGGCTCCCACCACAGCGATTCGCGGCGGGTTCGGCATGAGCTACGTCCACTACACCCGCGCTGGTTCTGGTGACATCCTCGCCATCAACGCACCCCAGGCCCAGTTTGCCGCAGTTAGCCAGATCACCCCGACGACCACCAATCACTGTAGCAGTCCCCTGCCGGCTCAAATCATTGCCGTCGGCACGACAGCTCCAAGCTGCTACGCAACCGCCGATCAGGGCTTCCCGTCCACTCTTGCTACAACCTTCAACTCAGCCACGGATAACGTCACCTACATCCCCAAAAACACCAGGGACAGCTACGTCGAGAGCTACTTCCTCAGCGTCCAGCAGGAGCTAAGCAAGAACACCCTCCTCGATATCGCCTATGTCGGTAATCGCGGCCTCAAGCTACAGGGCTTCCTCAATGCAAACCAGAAGAACCCGTCCATCCTGACGAATGGCAAATTCACACGCCCGTTCGGCAACTGGCCCTCGGACATCACCGAAGCCCTCAACGAGTTCCACTCCAACTACAACTCCCTACAGGTCAAGTACGAGGAGCGCTTCGTTCGGGGGCTCACCCTGTTGAACTCCTTCACTTGGTCTCATGCGCTCGATAACGCCAGCGCCTCACTCGAAGGCAACACGCCGTCGCCTCAGGATGGGAACAACATCGGCGCCGATTACGCGCAGTCGGACTACAACCTGCCCGTTGCCAACGTCACCAGCATCGTCTACGAGCTGCCTATCGGACGCGGTCGCAAGTACCTCGGCTCCTCCAACCCTCTCGTCGATGGAGTGATCGGTGGCTGGCAGATCAGCACCATCAACACCATGCAGGCGGGCACGCCCTTCAACCTTACCTATAGCCCCGGCTCTGCCAATCAGGTCTCCCAGCAGATCTCTGCGACGTATCGTGGTGCGAATGAGTACCGTCCGAACGTCATCCCCGGCGTGAAGCAGATCCTGAACAAGCAGGTATCGGGAACCAGCGGCTATATCCAATACGTCAACCCGGCGGCGTTTGCCCTGCCTGCAACCACGATCAACAATGTTCTCCAGAGCCCGTTCGGAGACGCATCGCGCAATCCTCTCCGAAATACGCCGTTCTATCAGACCGATCTTGCCCTCAATAAGAAATTCGCCACACCCATCGAGAGCCTGAAGGTCGAGTTCCGTACGGAGTTCTATAACATACTCAATCACACCAACCTCTATCTGCCTGGCACGATCGGCGGTACGCTGGGTGCGCCGTCCGCAACCACAGGCGGCCAGATCACCAGCACCTTTGAGCCGCGCATCATCCAGTTCGGCGTCAAAATCCTCTACTAA
- a CDS encoding M20/M25/M40 family metallo-hydrolase — MIRLARLLPIVFLSAVPFCLQGRAQSDFSIVEHYKPAADKLIEASLADGEGYANLAYLCDHIGKRISGSESLERAIAWSAELMKREGLTNVTVQPVMVPKWVRGKESGAIVAPVEKPLHMLGLGMSVGTPPAGITAEVVVVSTFDDLKKLGKKGVKGKIVVFNAPYEGYGQTVMYRTAGPSEAAALGAVGVLVRSITPLAMQTPHTGTLVYDEKQPKIPAAAVSIEDALMLERLCAEGKPVKVHLAMEAHMEAEAKSGNVMGDLAGSEHPEEMVVVGGHIDSWDVGQGAQDDGSGIMASLAAVAEIKKLGMVPKRTIRVVFWVNEENGDAGGRAYRAMMGDKLSTQVAAIEMDGGAEQPVGYGYGSAGGGRRAIPGGPMTPISPTLAPAEQHSLELLQQIGTLLKPVGAETITAGGGGSDIEPLMQAGVPGLGERTTAAHYFDWHHTEADTLDKVNPEEFRTNVASLAVMTWVLADMPEKLAGHPSTE, encoded by the coding sequence TTGATACGTCTTGCCCGCCTGCTTCCTATCGTTTTTCTGAGCGCAGTGCCCTTTTGCCTTCAGGGTCGGGCTCAGAGTGATTTTTCGATCGTCGAACACTATAAACCTGCGGCGGACAAGCTGATAGAGGCATCCCTTGCCGATGGGGAGGGCTACGCTAATCTGGCGTATCTGTGCGACCACATCGGGAAACGGATCAGCGGGAGCGAGTCTCTGGAGCGGGCGATTGCGTGGAGCGCGGAGCTGATGAAGCGCGAAGGTCTGACGAATGTGACGGTCCAGCCGGTGATGGTGCCGAAGTGGGTACGGGGGAAGGAATCCGGGGCGATTGTGGCTCCAGTGGAGAAGCCGCTGCACATGCTGGGACTGGGGATGAGCGTGGGAACTCCACCGGCCGGCATTACGGCTGAGGTGGTGGTGGTTTCGACCTTTGACGACCTGAAGAAGCTGGGGAAGAAGGGCGTGAAGGGCAAGATCGTCGTCTTCAACGCGCCATACGAGGGGTATGGTCAGACGGTGATGTACCGGACAGCGGGGCCTTCGGAGGCAGCAGCATTGGGGGCGGTTGGTGTCCTGGTTCGGTCGATTACGCCACTGGCGATGCAGACTCCGCACACCGGGACGCTGGTATACGACGAGAAGCAGCCGAAGATTCCGGCAGCGGCGGTGTCGATTGAGGATGCGCTGATGCTGGAGCGACTGTGCGCCGAAGGCAAGCCAGTCAAGGTGCATCTGGCGATGGAAGCGCACATGGAGGCGGAGGCGAAGAGCGGCAATGTGATGGGTGACCTGGCAGGGAGCGAACACCCGGAGGAGATGGTGGTCGTGGGCGGCCACATTGACTCATGGGATGTGGGCCAGGGAGCGCAGGATGATGGCTCAGGCATCATGGCGTCATTGGCAGCAGTGGCCGAGATCAAGAAGCTGGGGATGGTGCCAAAGCGGACGATCCGGGTGGTGTTCTGGGTGAATGAGGAGAATGGCGACGCAGGCGGGCGAGCGTATCGCGCAATGATGGGAGATAAGCTATCGACTCAGGTGGCGGCGATCGAAATGGATGGCGGAGCGGAGCAGCCGGTTGGGTACGGATACGGCTCGGCAGGTGGCGGGCGCAGGGCGATACCGGGTGGGCCAATGACGCCCATATCTCCGACGCTGGCTCCTGCGGAGCAGCACTCGCTGGAGTTGCTGCAACAGATTGGGACGCTGCTGAAGCCGGTTGGCGCTGAGACGATCACGGCAGGTGGTGGCGGGTCGGATATCGAGCCGCTCATGCAGGCAGGCGTGCCGGGGCTGGGAGAGCGGACGACGGCGGCGCACTACTTCGACTGGCATCATACCGAGGCGGACACGCTCGACAAGGTGAATCCAGAGGAGTTCCGGACGAACGTGGCATCACTAGCGGTGATGACCTGGGTGCTGGCAGATATGCCGGAAAAGCTGGCAGGGCATCCCTCGACTGAATAG
- a CDS encoding LysR family transcriptional regulator — protein MELRHLRYFCAVADHGTFSKASRELHVSQSAISEQIADLEREIGGALLDRRQHKIHLNSHGHLFLVEARKTLIAAERALDITRRSLQGQIGTLAIGFFIWGAADFFSRIIREYRKLHPNIRLSLYEMHTNVQMEALTSGKIDVGFTRPLEPPFDTTLCAELLYRDPVVVALPREHPLAGKPIRVASLATERFIMCERKVTPALFDNILALCSAAGFSPEIAHTSTTWSSVLTLVESGEGIAFVPSGTRYLATPGIVFCELELQNASVGISVAWNPRFEGPVLMDFLQLVRDITRGILEGCQ, from the coding sequence ATGGAGTTACGACATCTGCGCTACTTTTGCGCAGTCGCCGACCACGGCACCTTCAGCAAGGCCAGCCGCGAGTTGCATGTCTCTCAATCCGCCATCAGCGAACAGATTGCAGACCTCGAGCGCGAGATCGGGGGTGCTCTGCTTGATCGTCGTCAGCATAAAATCCACCTCAACTCCCACGGCCATCTCTTCCTGGTCGAAGCTCGAAAGACTCTGATTGCCGCTGAACGAGCCCTCGACATCACCCGGCGGTCGTTGCAGGGACAGATCGGGACCCTGGCCATCGGGTTTTTTATCTGGGGTGCGGCTGACTTTTTCTCGCGTATCATCCGCGAGTATCGCAAGCTCCATCCCAATATACGACTGTCCCTTTATGAGATGCATACCAATGTCCAGATGGAAGCTCTCACCTCCGGCAAGATTGACGTAGGCTTTACGCGTCCGCTTGAACCGCCCTTCGACACCACCCTCTGTGCCGAACTCCTGTATCGAGACCCCGTTGTCGTCGCGCTTCCTCGTGAACATCCTCTCGCTGGAAAACCGATCAGGGTCGCATCCCTCGCCACCGAGCGCTTCATCATGTGCGAGCGCAAGGTCACCCCCGCCCTCTTCGACAACATCCTCGCACTCTGCTCCGCCGCAGGCTTCTCGCCGGAGATTGCCCACACCTCCACCACCTGGTCCAGCGTTCTCACCCTCGTCGAATCCGGTGAAGGAATCGCGTTCGTCCCCTCCGGGACGCGCTACCTCGCTACTCCCGGCATTGTCTTCTGCGAGTTGGAGCTACAGAACGCCTCTGTCGGCATCTCGGTCGCCTGGAACCCCAGGTTTGAAGGGCCCGTTCTCATGGACTTCCTGCAGCTAGTCCGCGACATCACGCGCGGCATTCTAGAGGGCTGCCAGTAA